In Erythrolamprus reginae isolate rEryReg1 chromosome 10, rEryReg1.hap1, whole genome shotgun sequence, one DNA window encodes the following:
- the SCAMP2 gene encoding secretory carrier-associated membrane protein 2: MSAFDANPFADPVDVNPFQDPSVTQLANSNQGTLEEFNPFSENSRQTNAAAQTIPTTQPAGASQPAVLQTSVEPTPQSVASSAQAGLLKQQEELERKAAELDRKERELQNSAAGFDARQNNWPPLPRICPIKPCFYQDFSADIPADYQHICKMMYYLWMFHSVTLVLNFLACVAVFTVDPSNTGSNFGLSLLWLVLFTPCAFLCWYRPVYKAFRSDSSFSFFVFFFIFFCQIIAHVLQAIGIPNWGSSGWIMALAMTSNLAVKIIMMVVAMFFTTCAVLSAFLLKRVHSLYRRTGASFQRAQEEFSHGILTNRNFQTAAGGAASSAAQNAFRGN; encoded by the exons ATGTCGGCCTTCGACGCGAACCCCTTCGCGGATCCTGTGGACGTCAATCCCTTCCAG GATCCTTCGGTCACTCAGCTGGCCAATTCAAACCAAGGTACCCTGGAAGAATTCAATCCCTTCTCGGAGAATTCTCGGCAA ACCAATGCTGCTGCTCAGACCATCCCAACAACACAGCCTGCCGGCGCCTCTCAACCTGCTGTGCTGCAGACCTCTGTGGAGCCCACCCCCcag TCTGTGGCCTCATCTGCGCAGGCTGGGCTTCTTAAGCAGCaagaagaattggaaaggaaAGCTGCAGAATTGGACCGAAAGGAGCGCGAACTGCAGAACAGCGCAGCCGGTTTTGACG CAAGACAGAACAACTGGCCACCGCTCCCTAGGATCTGCCCGATCAAGCCATGCTTCTATCAAGATTTCTCCGCGGACATCCCAGCTGACTACCAGCACATCTGCAAAATGATGTATTACCTGTGGATGT TTCACTCGGTCACCCTGGTGTTAAACTTCCTCGCCTGCGTGGCCGTGTTCACAGTGGATCCTTCGAACACGGGATCGAATTTCGGCCTCTCCCTCTTGTGGCTGGTCTTGTTCACCCCCTGCGCTTTCCTGTGTTGGTACCGGCCGGTTTACAAGGCCTTCAG gtctgacagctccttcagtttctttgtcttcttcttcatcttcttctgccAAATAATTGCCCACGTACTCCAGGCCATTGGTATCCCTAACTGGGGGAGCAG tGGCTGGATTATGGCGCTTGCCATGACCTCAAACCTGGCCGTGAAGATTATCATGATGGTGGTCGCCATGTTCTTCACCACCTGTGCCGTTCTCTCCGCCTTCCTGCTGAAACGG gtCCACTCGCTCTACCGCCGGACAGGCgccagcttccagagagcccagGAAGAATTCTCCCACGGGATCCTCACCAACAGGAACTTTCAAACGGCCGCCGGCGGGGCAGCGTCCTCGGCGGCTCAGAACGCTTTCCGGGGGAACTGA